In Polaribacter sp. L3A8, a genomic segment contains:
- the ppk2 gene encoding polyphosphate kinase 2 → MEISPKNLKKLNSKKGLLALLSKQPLNIEKAIRYVDYQKKLENLQVELIRLQTWAINNNERIIIVFQGRDAAGKGGAIRRLTERINPRHMRIVALPKPSEDEQSQWYFQRYVEQFPKAGEMVFFDRSWYNRAVVEPVNDFCTQEEYHIFMNQVNDFERMILESGIHLVKIYMSISKKEQAKRFADIKSDPLKQWKMTKLDEKAQDLWENYTEYKKAMFEKTDTEISPWKIIRANRKTEARVNVINHILDRIPYDKNLKV, encoded by the coding sequence ATGGAAATATCACCTAAAAATTTAAAAAAATTAAACTCTAAAAAAGGATTATTAGCACTATTGTCTAAGCAGCCTTTAAATATAGAAAAAGCAATTAGATATGTAGATTATCAAAAAAAACTTGAAAATTTACAAGTAGAATTGATTCGTTTACAAACTTGGGCTATAAATAATAATGAAAGAATTATTATTGTTTTTCAAGGAAGAGACGCTGCAGGTAAAGGTGGAGCAATAAGAAGATTAACAGAGCGTATTAACCCACGTCATATGCGTATTGTTGCATTGCCAAAACCATCAGAAGATGAGCAATCTCAATGGTATTTTCAAAGATACGTAGAGCAGTTTCCTAAAGCAGGAGAAATGGTTTTTTTTGATAGAAGTTGGTATAATAGAGCTGTTGTAGAACCTGTTAATGATTTTTGTACACAAGAAGAGTATCACATTTTTATGAACCAAGTAAATGATTTCGAAAGAATGATTTTAGAGTCTGGTATTCATTTGGTAAAAATATATATGTCTATTTCTAAGAAAGAGCAAGCGAAACGTTTTGCAGACATAAAAAGCGATCCATTAAAACAATGGAAAATGACCAAGTTAGATGAAAAAGCACAAGACCTTTGGGAAAATTATACAGAGTATAAAAAGGCAATGTTTGAAAAAACAGACACAGAAATTTCTCCTTGGAAAATAATTAGAGCAAATAGAAAAACAGAAGCACGTGTAAATGTTATTAATCACATTTTAGATCGTATTCCTTATGATAAAAACTTAAAGGTTTAG
- the ppk2 gene encoding polyphosphate kinase 2, producing the protein MKTKKGLTAADFQSANNTEELLALIGDKNEAFNNVKKTIRYNEELRLLQIELVKLQRWISDNNKRVAIIFEGRDAAGKGGNIRRFMEHLNPRSSRLVALNKPTEIEKGQWYFQRYIKELPNPGEIVFFDRSWYNRAVVEPVMGFCTDQQYKEFLVQVPEFEHMMYEDGVVIIKFWLSISKDEQLKRFEGRKENPLKRWKFSPVDKQGQILWDRYTHYKGEMFSKTHTSYSPWMMIKTNDKKVARLEAIRHVLSKFDYEEKDAKAVLNPDPNVVMRYYRSNTNID; encoded by the coding sequence ATGAAGACAAAAAAAGGATTAACCGCAGCAGACTTTCAGAGTGCTAATAACACAGAAGAACTTTTAGCCCTTATAGGGGATAAAAATGAAGCTTTTAATAACGTAAAAAAAACAATTCGGTATAATGAAGAGTTAAGATTGCTTCAAATAGAGTTGGTTAAACTACAGCGTTGGATATCAGATAACAATAAACGAGTTGCTATCATTTTCGAAGGAAGAGATGCTGCTGGTAAAGGTGGTAATATTCGTAGATTTATGGAGCACTTAAACCCACGTTCTAGCAGGTTAGTAGCTTTAAATAAACCTACCGAAATAGAAAAAGGACAATGGTATTTTCAACGTTATATTAAAGAATTACCCAACCCTGGCGAAATTGTTTTTTTTGATAGAAGTTGGTACAATAGAGCTGTTGTAGAACCTGTAATGGGCTTTTGTACAGATCAACAATATAAAGAGTTTTTGGTACAAGTGCCAGAGTTTGAACACATGATGTATGAAGATGGTGTTGTAATTATAAAATTTTGGCTATCTATATCTAAAGATGAGCAACTAAAACGTTTTGAAGGTAGAAAAGAAAACCCTTTAAAACGATGGAAATTTAGCCCTGTTGATAAACAAGGGCAAATTCTTTGGGATAGATATACGCATTATAAAGGTGAAATGTTTTCTAAGACACATACATCTTATAGTCCTTGGATGATGATTAAAACTAATGATAAAAAGGTAGCAAGATTAGAAGCTATAAGACATGTTTTATCAAAGTTTGATTATGAAGAAAAGGACGCAAAAGCAGTTTTAAACCCAGATCCTAATGTTGTAATGCGTTATTATAGATCTAATACTAATATAGATTAA
- a CDS encoding lipid A deacylase LpxR family protein, with product MKCFIFILVVFVSAYTIAQEKFSKEISLITDNDLYVSAIRDRYYTSGVFLTYRYLSNKKNESLEKRIFEWQVGQEMYTPFKATVDNVNNHDRPFAGYLYGGFKIKSVYKNNQILTTSAQIGVLGSNSYAQELQEFIHDIYGFKKAIGWEYQIKNAFALNFNAEYLKTIIQTNTNNLDVAWVNELNAGTVYTNIATGFYSRIGLKPLQNLTNSIAFNTNLNNQQTTTYREVESFFFVKPMLRYALYDATLQGSFFNDESPITKSLMPLVFDIELGLKFTVNRLNFGYSFNYNTSKSKDLRYNYGHRYGSVIINYLLH from the coding sequence ATGAAATGTTTCATCTTTATTCTTGTTGTATTTGTTTCTGCGTATACTATAGCACAAGAAAAGTTTTCAAAAGAAATTAGTTTAATAACAGACAATGATTTGTATGTTTCTGCAATAAGAGATAGATACTATACGAGTGGTGTTTTTTTAACATATAGATACCTTTCTAACAAAAAAAACGAATCTTTAGAAAAACGAATTTTCGAATGGCAAGTAGGTCAAGAAATGTATACTCCCTTTAAAGCTACAGTAGATAATGTAAATAACCACGACAGACCTTTTGCAGGGTATTTATATGGAGGTTTTAAAATAAAAAGCGTCTACAAAAACAATCAAATTCTTACTACTTCTGCTCAAATTGGCGTTCTTGGCTCTAATTCTTATGCCCAAGAATTACAAGAATTTATACATGATATTTATGGTTTTAAAAAAGCTATAGGTTGGGAGTATCAAATAAAAAATGCTTTTGCTTTAAACTTTAATGCGGAATATTTAAAAACGATTATACAAACAAATACAAATAACTTAGATGTTGCTTGGGTAAATGAATTAAATGCAGGTACTGTTTATACAAATATTGCCACTGGTTTTTACAGTAGAATTGGGTTAAAGCCACTTCAAAACTTAACAAATTCAATTGCTTTTAACACAAATCTAAATAACCAACAAACCACTACTTATAGAGAAGTAGAAAGTTTTTTCTTTGTAAAACCAATGTTACGTTATGCATTATATGATGCCACTTTACAAGGTAGTTTTTTTAATGACGAAAGTCCTATTACTAAAAGTTTAATGCCTTTAGTTTTTGATATAGAATTAGGTTTAAAATTTACTGTAAACCGTTTAAATTTCGGATATTCGTTTAACTATAATACTAGTAAGTCTAAAGATTTAAGATACAATTACGGTCATAGATACGGCAGCGTTATCATTAATTATTTATTGCATTAA
- a CDS encoding ATP-dependent DNA helicase translates to MINKTADFYAELLKKFQFSPTSKQNKLLRLLSDFSFSDDADALFLLKGYAGTGKTTTISAFVNSLATIQKKAVLLAPTGRAAKVIAVYSKRPAFTIHKKIYFPKKQANGGVGFVLQPNKHRNTIFIVDEASMIPDSRQNQKLFDSGSLLDDLIRFVYSGHQCKLIFIGDTAQLPPVKLNISPALEQDTLMYDYHKNVTEIELDEVMRQHEDSGILANATLLRLMIQNDTTNFKFDIDFPDIVRLDDGYDIEDALVTAYDSDGVEDTAFIVRSNKRANQYNQQIRMQIRGQENEISAGDYIMVVKNNYYWLKENSTAGFIANGDICEVLKIFSIKELYGFKFAEVEVRMIDYPDMRPFETVLLLDTLTSETPSLTYDESNKLYQAVKEDYAHLKSKSKQFQEIKKNVFFNALQVKFSYAMTCHKSQGGQWKTVFIEQPYLPDGVSKEYFRWLYTALTRAQEKLYLIGFKEDFFND, encoded by the coding sequence ATGATAAATAAAACAGCCGATTTTTACGCAGAATTACTTAAAAAATTTCAATTTTCTCCAACTTCTAAACAAAATAAATTATTACGACTTTTAAGTGATTTTAGTTTTAGTGATGATGCTGATGCCTTGTTTTTGCTTAAAGGATATGCAGGTACAGGTAAAACCACTACCATTAGTGCATTTGTAAATAGTTTGGCAACTATACAAAAAAAAGCAGTTTTATTGGCACCAACAGGTAGAGCTGCCAAAGTAATTGCAGTTTATTCTAAAAGGCCTGCATTTACAATTCATAAAAAAATATATTTTCCTAAAAAACAGGCAAATGGTGGAGTCGGTTTTGTTTTACAGCCCAATAAACATAGAAATACAATTTTTATTGTAGATGAGGCCTCTATGATTCCTGATAGTAGACAAAATCAAAAATTGTTTGATTCTGGGTCTTTATTAGATGATTTAATTAGATTTGTATATTCTGGTCATCAATGTAAATTGATATTTATTGGGGACACTGCGCAACTTCCGCCAGTAAAATTAAATATTAGTCCTGCTTTAGAGCAAGATACCTTAATGTATGATTACCATAAAAATGTAACTGAAATAGAATTAGATGAAGTAATGCGTCAGCATGAAGATTCTGGGATTCTTGCAAATGCAACTTTATTAAGGTTGATGATACAAAATGATACCACTAATTTTAAGTTCGATATAGATTTTCCGGATATTGTAAGATTAGACGATGGGTATGATATTGAGGATGCTTTGGTAACTGCTTATGATAGTGACGGAGTAGAAGATACTGCTTTTATTGTACGTTCTAATAAAAGGGCCAATCAATATAATCAACAAATTCGAATGCAAATTCGTGGGCAAGAAAATGAAATTTCTGCAGGAGATTATATTATGGTAGTAAAAAATAATTATTACTGGTTAAAAGAAAATTCAACCGCAGGTTTTATTGCCAATGGTGATATTTGCGAAGTATTAAAAATATTTTCTATTAAAGAATTGTATGGTTTTAAATTTGCAGAGGTAGAGGTTAGGATGATTGATTATCCAGACATGCGGCCTTTTGAAACCGTATTGTTATTAGATACTTTAACCAGTGAAACTCCTTCTTTAACGTATGATGAGTCAAACAAATTATATCAAGCGGTAAAAGAAGATTATGCACACTTAAAATCGAAATCTAAACAATTTCAGGAAATTAAAAAGAATGTGTTTTTTAATGCTTTGCAAGTTAAGTTTTCGTATGCTATGACGTGTCATAAATCTCAAGGAGGGCAATGGAAAACAGTGTTTATAGAACAACCTTATTTACCAGATGGCGTCTCTAAAGAATATTTTAGATGGTTGTATACAGCATTAACAAGAGCGCAAGAAAAACTATATTTAATTGGTTTTAAAGAAGATTTTTTTAATGATTAA
- a CDS encoding DUF3822 family protein, with product MTNKTVIKTNSTITLQHTKDTKLSIQFNLDGFSFCITNNTTKETTYFSEYVFDEKQVSPESLLKKIEAIFKTDVQLQNDFSSVLVVHQNNLFTLVPSPYFSEDKLSEYLNFNIKTLATDFIVFDDIQNIDAKNVYVPYVNINNYLFQNFGEFEYKHHLTILIEKLISFNSSDKKKVFINVSKHNFDIVVLHNKQLVFSNSFYFDTKEDFIYYILFTFEQLKLDVEETELSFTGDIEKTSEIYKIAYQYIRNISFLESNNKIFNQLSASKHSNYILLNS from the coding sequence ATGACAAACAAGACGGTGATAAAGACAAATAGTACCATTACTTTACAACACACAAAAGATACAAAGTTATCCATCCAATTTAATTTGGATGGATTTTCTTTTTGTATCACAAACAATACAACAAAAGAAACAACCTATTTTTCTGAGTATGTGTTTGATGAAAAACAAGTAAGCCCAGAAAGTCTTTTAAAGAAAATAGAAGCAATTTTTAAAACAGATGTGCAGCTACAAAATGACTTTTCATCGGTATTGGTTGTACATCAAAATAATTTATTTACACTAGTACCATCTCCTTACTTTTCTGAAGACAAACTATCTGAATACCTTAATTTTAATATTAAAACATTAGCTACAGATTTTATTGTTTTTGATGACATCCAAAATATCGATGCAAAAAATGTATATGTGCCTTATGTAAATATTAATAATTATTTATTTCAAAATTTTGGAGAGTTTGAATACAAGCATCATTTAACTATTTTAATTGAAAAATTAATTTCATTTAATAGCAGTGATAAAAAAAAGGTATTCATAAATGTATCTAAACACAATTTTGATATTGTTGTGCTACACAACAAGCAACTAGTGTTTTCAAATTCTTTTTATTTTGATACCAAAGAAGATTTTATCTATTATATCTTATTTACTTTTGAACAATTAAAATTAGATGTAGAAGAAACAGAACTATCTTTTACTGGTGATATTGAAAAAACATCTGAAATCTACAAAATTGCGTATCAATATATTAGAAATATTTCTTTTTTAGAAAGCAACAATAAAATTTTTAATCAATTAAGCGCATCTAAACATTCTAATTATATCCTTTTAAATTCATGA
- a CDS encoding RsmD family RNA methyltransferase: protein MRIISGKHKSRRLSAPKNLPVRPTTDMAKESLFNILNNTYYFDSIAVIDLFSGTGNISYEFGSRGTKDIYAIDAHFGCIKYINETAKTLELPINTFKSDVYKFLEKTSLQADVIFADPPYDFDEEQFLKIVDLVFTRNLLKEEGTLIVEHSKHTDLSKHKNHSYDKRYGGNVFSFFENE, encoded by the coding sequence ATGAGAATAATTTCTGGAAAACATAAAAGCAGACGTTTATCAGCGCCTAAAAACTTACCTGTTCGCCCTACAACAGATATGGCTAAAGAATCGTTGTTTAACATCTTAAACAACACGTATTACTTTGATAGCATTGCTGTTATCGACCTTTTTTCTGGTACCGGAAATATTAGCTATGAATTTGGTTCTAGAGGCACAAAAGATATTTATGCTATAGACGCACACTTTGGTTGTATAAAATACATCAACGAAACAGCAAAAACCTTAGAATTACCTATAAACACTTTTAAAAGTGATGTTTACAAATTCTTAGAAAAAACCTCGCTACAAGCAGATGTTATTTTTGCAGATCCTCCTTATGATTTTGACGAAGAGCAATTTTTAAAAATTGTAGATTTAGTTTTTACAAGAAACTTATTAAAGGAAGAAGGTACTTTAATTGTTGAGCACTCTAAACACACAGATTTATCTAAACACAAAAACCATAGTTATGACAAACGTTATGGAGGAAATGTATTTAGTTTTTTCGAAAACGAATAA
- a CDS encoding AAA family ATPase has protein sequence MSDVKAVTDLVAKYKTIKAEIAKVIIGQHEAVDFTLLSVFCGGHSLLVGVPGLAKTLLVNTVSDALGLNFKRIQFTPDLMPSDILGSEILDENRHFKFIKGPIFSNIILADEINRTPPKTQAALLEAMQERSVTVSGNHYKLDLPFFVLATQNPIEQEGTYPLPEAQLDRFMFSIYLEYPTFEEEVDVVKSTTGNKKATINPLFSSQEIVEIQKLIRKIPVADNVIEYAVHLVGKTRPKSKEATELVKSYLDWGAGPRASQNLILAAKAHAAINGKFSPDIENVKAVAVPILSHRIVKNYKAEAEGITVSDIIKSLL, from the coding sequence ATGTCAGACGTTAAAGCGGTAACCGATTTAGTAGCTAAATATAAAACGATAAAAGCAGAAATAGCAAAAGTTATTATTGGTCAGCATGAAGCTGTAGATTTTACTTTGTTATCTGTTTTTTGTGGCGGACACTCATTATTAGTTGGGGTGCCAGGTTTAGCAAAAACATTATTGGTTAACACCGTTTCGGATGCATTAGGTCTAAATTTTAAAAGAATACAATTTACACCAGATTTAATGCCTTCTGATATTTTAGGAAGTGAGATATTAGACGAAAACAGGCATTTTAAATTTATTAAAGGACCTATTTTTTCTAATATTATCCTTGCAGACGAAATTAATAGAACTCCTCCTAAAACACAAGCGGCGCTTTTAGAAGCAATGCAAGAGCGTTCTGTAACTGTTTCTGGAAACCATTACAAATTAGATTTGCCTTTTTTTGTATTGGCAACACAAAACCCAATTGAGCAAGAAGGAACTTATCCTTTACCAGAAGCGCAGTTGGATCGTTTTATGTTTTCAATTTATTTAGAATATCCTACTTTCGAAGAAGAAGTAGATGTTGTAAAAAGTACTACAGGTAATAAAAAAGCAACGATAAATCCGTTGTTTTCTTCACAAGAAATTGTTGAAATTCAAAAATTAATACGTAAAATTCCTGTTGCAGATAATGTAATAGAGTATGCGGTTCATTTAGTGGGTAAAACAAGACCAAAATCTAAAGAAGCTACAGAATTAGTAAAATCTTATTTAGATTGGGGAGCAGGTCCAAGAGCTTCTCAAAATTTAATTCTGGCAGCAAAAGCACATGCAGCAATCAATGGAAAGTTTTCTCCGGATATCGAAAACGTAAAAGCTGTTGCGGTTCCTATTTTGTCTCATAGAATTGTAAAGAATTATAAGGCAGAAGCAGAAGGAATAACTGTTTCTGATATTATAAAATCTCTTTTATAA
- a CDS encoding peptidylprolyl isomerase, translating into MQHRTTISKYIKVSIFTFFLGFLGVQTFAQKIKIDGVAVVIGKNIVLESDIAKFKQEVELRSEGKVTITDCEMLEELMQQKLMAHHAIVDSVVVSDAEVSSRVDRSIQYFTQQYGDVEKVIKAYGFNDLDDLKKELTTVQTENVLIEKEQQKITEKIDVTPEEVRLYFNGLKEKGELPQFPAEIELAQIVIKAVPTKEETDRVIAKLNELKKEIEEGSNFRMKAIINSDDPGVTSNGGEYSVTKESSFIKEFKEMAFTLDVGQVSKPFKSEFGYHIMQLHAIKGNTRVASHILMQTKVSDEKMDEIKKKAENIILEIRSGDLTFADAVKKYSNDDETKNNGGLIINPSTGESKFDLTRMDPAFYARVSDLKKGEMTDPFYDEERSGDKMFKFILMKDRTDTHVADLVEDYVKVQQLALQKKKEETITKWSKSKIKDTYINIGPTHSNCTFEKNWKKEVNK; encoded by the coding sequence ATGCAACACAGAACAACAATTTCAAAATATATTAAAGTATCAATTTTTACCTTTTTCTTGGGGTTTTTAGGGGTGCAAACTTTTGCGCAAAAAATTAAAATAGATGGAGTAGCAGTTGTTATTGGTAAAAACATTGTGTTAGAATCTGATATCGCTAAATTTAAGCAAGAGGTAGAGTTAAGAAGTGAAGGTAAAGTAACCATTACCGATTGCGAAATGCTAGAAGAATTAATGCAACAGAAGTTAATGGCGCACCATGCCATTGTAGATAGTGTTGTTGTTTCAGATGCAGAAGTATCTTCGAGAGTAGATAGAAGTATTCAGTACTTTACGCAACAATATGGTGATGTAGAAAAAGTAATTAAAGCTTACGGTTTTAATGATTTAGATGATTTAAAAAAGGAATTAACAACGGTTCAGACAGAAAACGTTTTAATAGAAAAAGAACAACAAAAAATTACTGAAAAAATAGATGTTACTCCAGAAGAGGTTCGTCTTTATTTTAATGGATTAAAAGAAAAAGGAGAATTACCTCAGTTTCCTGCAGAAATAGAATTGGCTCAAATTGTTATTAAAGCAGTGCCTACTAAAGAAGAAACAGATAGAGTTATTGCTAAATTAAACGAATTAAAAAAAGAAATAGAAGAAGGTTCTAATTTTAGAATGAAAGCTATTATTAATTCAGATGATCCTGGTGTTACTAGTAATGGAGGTGAATATTCTGTAACAAAAGAATCTAGTTTTATTAAAGAGTTTAAAGAAATGGCTTTTACTTTAGATGTTGGTCAGGTTTCTAAACCCTTTAAGTCAGAATTTGGATATCATATTATGCAATTGCATGCCATAAAAGGAAATACAAGAGTTGCATCTCATATATTAATGCAAACAAAAGTTTCAGACGAGAAAATGGATGAAATTAAAAAGAAAGCAGAAAATATTATTTTAGAAATTAGATCAGGAGACTTAACTTTTGCGGATGCAGTTAAGAAATATTCTAATGATGACGAAACTAAGAATAATGGCGGTCTTATTATTAATCCATCTACAGGAGAATCTAAATTTGATTTAACAAGAATGGATCCGGCCTTTTATGCAAGAGTAAGTGATCTTAAAAAAGGAGAAATGACAGACCCTTTTTACGATGAAGAAAGATCTGGCGATAAGATGTTTAAGTTTATTTTGATGAAAGACAGAACAGATACACACGTTGCCGATCTTGTAGAAGATTATGTTAAAGTTCAGCAATTAGCGCTTCAGAAAAAGAAAGAAGAAACCATTACTAAATGGTCTAAAAGTAAAATAAAGGATACTTATATTAACATAGGACCTACGCACAGTAATTGTACTTTTGAAAAGAACTGGAAAAAAGAAGTAAATAAATAA
- a CDS encoding peptidylprolyl isomerase has product MKKIVLLFVLSLSITAFAQKKDKTLLTIDGEKTTVSEFKRVYEKNLDAIDNEEAKSITKNLELYINYKLKVKEAYAIKLDTLPSYKREMETYKNQLSAPYLQDTTFIDQLVKDAYFRTKNQVKAKHLLLRLPRDAAPSDTLMVYNNILKLRERILNGEKFETIAAQYSEDGSAKDDPKTGRKGNGGNLGYFSAFSMVYPFEVAAYTTEIGGISMPFKTQFGYHIIQVDDVKESSGEIEAAHILVRDTTLVGKVRIDSVYAKLNNNENFDDLAQQYSEDPGSKNKGGKLGKFTEGRMVKSFDDAAFGLENVNEYSKPFKTRFGWHIVKLLKKHPIKSFKEMKKDLKSKVKSSSRMELSEKAVVNKLKKQYTITEFEDAKKILDKKNVRGLPKDSLQGILIAINDKNITQEGFVKYIRNRRQFPIFKLFEMFKEKQILEYYKENLVNTEPEYAYTLKEYEDGLLLFELMQDKIWNQSSKDTLGLQEYFKKHTDNYKTTDLKSIKGQVINDYQNFLEKKWIADLRKKSKIKVDKKQVKKLIKFYEN; this is encoded by the coding sequence ATGAAAAAAATAGTATTATTATTTGTTTTAAGTTTATCAATAACTGCCTTTGCTCAGAAGAAAGATAAAACATTACTCACAATAGATGGTGAAAAAACAACCGTTTCTGAATTTAAAAGAGTCTATGAAAAAAATTTAGACGCTATAGATAATGAAGAAGCAAAAAGCATTACTAAAAATTTAGAGCTGTATATTAATTACAAGTTAAAGGTTAAAGAAGCGTATGCTATTAAATTAGATACATTACCTTCTTATAAGAGAGAAATGGAAACGTATAAGAACCAGCTTTCTGCACCTTATTTACAAGACACTACCTTTATAGATCAATTGGTAAAAGATGCGTATTTTAGAACTAAAAATCAAGTAAAAGCAAAACATCTTTTATTAAGATTGCCAAGAGATGCAGCACCAAGTGATACCTTAATGGTCTATAACAATATTTTAAAATTAAGAGAAAGAATTTTAAATGGAGAAAAATTTGAAACAATTGCTGCTCAGTATTCAGAAGATGGTTCTGCTAAGGATGATCCTAAAACAGGAAGAAAAGGAAATGGCGGTAATTTAGGCTATTTCTCTGCTTTTAGTATGGTCTATCCTTTTGAAGTTGCAGCTTATACTACAGAAATTGGTGGAATTTCAATGCCTTTTAAAACGCAATTTGGGTATCATATTATACAAGTTGATGATGTAAAAGAGTCTAGTGGCGAAATAGAAGCTGCACATATTTTAGTGAGAGATACAACTTTAGTAGGTAAAGTAAGAATAGACAGTGTTTATGCTAAATTAAATAATAATGAAAACTTTGATGATTTAGCGCAACAGTACTCAGAAGATCCTGGATCTAAAAATAAAGGTGGTAAATTGGGTAAATTTACAGAAGGACGAATGGTAAAATCATTTGATGATGCCGCATTTGGATTAGAAAATGTGAATGAGTATTCTAAACCATTTAAAACTCGTTTTGGTTGGCACATTGTTAAACTGTTAAAAAAACATCCTATTAAATCTTTTAAAGAAATGAAAAAAGATTTAAAATCTAAAGTAAAATCCAGCTCTAGAATGGAGTTGTCTGAAAAAGCAGTTGTAAATAAATTAAAAAAACAATATACAATTACAGAATTTGAAGACGCTAAAAAGATTTTAGATAAAAAAAACGTAAGAGGATTGCCTAAAGATTCTTTACAAGGAATACTTATTGCTATAAACGATAAAAATATTACTCAAGAAGGTTTTGTAAAGTATATTAGAAATAGAAGACAGTTTCCTATCTTTAAACTATTCGAAATGTTTAAAGAGAAACAAATATTAGAATATTACAAAGAGAACTTAGTAAATACAGAGCCAGAATATGCTTATACTTTAAAGGAGTATGAAGATGGTTTGTTGCTTTTTGAATTAATGCAAGATAAAATTTGGAATCAGTCTTCTAAAGATACGCTAGGTTTACAAGAGTATTTTAAAAAACACACAGACAATTATAAAACAACGGATTTAAAAAGTATTAAAGGTCAGGTTATTAATGACTATCAAAATTTCTTAGAAAAAAAATGGATTGCAGATTTAAGAAAGAAAAGTAAAATTAAAGTGGATAAAAAACAGGTAAAAAAATTAATTAAATTCTACGAAAACTAA
- a CDS encoding DUF493 family protein: MSDKKEFYAKLKAQLEDTTTFPADYMYKFIVPTEGNQVQEVEDLFNDTGAVINTKKSKTGKYVSVSIVLKIESSEKVISYYLKAESIKGIISL, translated from the coding sequence ATGAGTGATAAAAAAGAGTTTTATGCAAAATTGAAAGCACAGTTAGAAGATACAACTACTTTTCCTGCAGATTATATGTATAAATTTATTGTACCTACAGAGGGTAATCAAGTACAAGAAGTAGAAGATTTATTTAATGATACTGGTGCTGTAATAAATACAAAAAAGTCTAAGACAGGGAAATATGTTAGTGTTTCTATCGTATTAAAAATAGAAAGTTCAGAGAAAGTAATTTCTTATTATTTAAAAGCAGAAAGTATTAAAGGGATCATATCATTATAA
- a CDS encoding AAA family ATPase: MQQKIVLIGGPGTGKTSVINELVNRGYFCMPEISREVTLEAQKKGIDQLFLTEPLLFSKMLLEGREKQYLTASKNSEKLVFFDRGIPDVHAYMDYFKTAYPATFFEKSNLYKYTKIFHFSPWKDIHTTDNERYESFEETMEIDRFLIKSYTDLGYCIINIPFGSLEERTNFVINSLTCDL, from the coding sequence ATGCAGCAAAAAATCGTCTTAATTGGTGGACCAGGAACAGGGAAAACTTCCGTAATAAATGAATTAGTAAATAGAGGGTATTTTTGTATGCCAGAAATATCTAGAGAAGTTACTCTAGAAGCTCAAAAAAAAGGCATAGACCAATTGTTTTTAACAGAGCCTTTATTGTTTAGTAAAATGCTTTTAGAAGGTAGAGAAAAACAATATTTAACAGCTAGTAAAAATAGTGAAAAACTTGTTTTTTTTGATAGAGGAATCCCTGATGTTCATGCCTATATGGATTATTTTAAAACAGCATATCCCGCTACTTTTTTCGAAAAAAGCAACCTTTACAAATACACCAAAATTTTTCACTTCTCTCCTTGGAAAGACATACATACAACTGATAATGAACGCTATGAATCTTTTGAAGAAACCATGGAGATTGACCGGTTTTTAATAAAATCCTATACAGATTTAGGCTATTGCATTATTAACATTCCTTTTGGTTCTTTAGAAGAAAGAACCAATTTTGTAATTAATTCGCTTACTTGCGATTTATGA